From the genome of Eucalyptus grandis isolate ANBG69807.140 chromosome 2, ASM1654582v1, whole genome shotgun sequence, one region includes:
- the LOC108957364 gene encoding putative disease resistance RPP13-like protein 1 isoform X3, with product MGGVGKTALAQQLYNNAEVNSYFEKRAWVCVSDVFDVLDITKTILQSITGLSCEGDLNVLQVKLKDSISGKKFLVVLDDIWNEKYKKWTDLLKPFEVGASGSKIIITTRNLKVASITGALPYHLRELSFDNCVSLLAFHALGVTNFERHPSFKIIGIKIAERCKGLPLATKVLGGVLRTKSNPHEWEDTLNNKIWDLPIAENDEVLPVLKLSYVHLPSRLKRCFAYCAVFPKDYEIERNELVLLWIAEGLLDGQKANENILKLGRKHFDELVSRSFLQQSSIDASKFSMHDLLNDLAKSITRRTCFSSGGSQVASNEHDVSSLEKTRYASFIPSWHVASKCLKPYQGMKTLRSLILVRDGYFSISNNELHDLLKNLKYLRVFSLCHCGIVDVPNCVGDLKHLRYLNFSYTHIKKLPESIGTLCKLQALILRGCQKLSKLPQGITKLDSLQFLDIRYTKSLKEMPLGIGNLKNLIILSKFVVGQEKGSQLKELKNLPHLEGELFISELQKVEKVIDAADASLLQKLDLANLSLQWDKHVGNYELEAQVLDFLQPHTNLKNLTILNYDGARFPSWLDCTYSKIVSLCLWKCRNVVSLPMIGQLPSLKELSLKGLHAIGRLGSEFYGGKMPFSSLTTLEFEEMSAWRDWSPYVGRPKEEVSFSCLKHLVVRGCPSLVGTLPCQLDRLIKLEIHSCPHLNNSTNDVCLPSLRELFLEDCDKEILKSLVNLTSLTILRIMKLAKLVCFDHGFMSHLIKLKKLHIGGCDQLKYLWQDGNEMLNLTCLQELTIVSCPQFTSFVPREREIELSCNLEKMEFSNCTSLEKLPSKMYTLNYLSITECPKLIRPTISSYEPNSNNPMSQLQSSCTSKCDSLTSFPLAKGRLATLKEFFIHECKGVESLEEIIVESLEHMTIISCENLRSLPQCLHTFSHLTRLNISYCRALEIEDSPALPLTLSVLMLKGCSKIKSIASFGNLTILVIRECPALEMENFPPLPITLSSLTLEDCPKLKSLPNRWRHLTSLLHIRISRCQNIKCLPKGGLPPNLETLVIYGCENPEPQPVREWGFHRLTSLKFLIIDGRIMEGEGEKARFPSGDEDEEDAWRLLYPSSLTYLHIANMRNVERLSRGLRNHLSSLRDLRIENCPKLRDLPEDGLPPSLRILQIQRCEMLKDRCAKHTGDYWPLIQDIPSIYIDLVWIK from the coding sequence ATGGGCGGTGTTGGAAAGACGGCCTTGGCTCAGCAGCTATATAATAATGCCGAAGTGAATAGCTATTTCGAGAAGAGAGCATGGGTTTGTGTCTCAGATGTTTTTGATGTCCTTGACATAACAAAGACTATTTTGCAGTCAATCACCGGATTGTCCTGCGAGGGTGATCTTAATGTGCTTCAAGTTAAGTTGAAGGATAGTATATCTgggaagaagtttcttgtggttttaGACGATATTTGGAatgagaagtacaaaaaatggaCTGATCTCTTAAAGCCATTTGAAGTGGGGGCTAGCGGAAGCAAGATTATCATCACGACTCGCAACCTTAAAGTTGCTTCCATAACAGGAGCTTTGCCATATCATTTGAGGGAATTGTCCTTTGATAATTGTGTCAGCTTATTAGCCTTTCATGCTCTTGGAGTAACAAATTTTGAGAGACACCCGTCTTTTAAAATAATAGGCATAAAAATAGCCGAAAGATGTAAAGGTTTACCTTTGGCAACGAAGGTGTTGGGCGGTGTCCTACGTACTAAAAGTAATCCCCATGAATGGGAAGATACCTTAAACAACAAAATATGGGATCTTCCAATAGCGGAGAATGATGAGGTTCTCCCAGTTTTAAAATTAAGCTATGTCCATCTTCCTTCCCGTTTGAAGAGATGTTTTGCTTATTGTGCGGTTTTTCCCAAGGATTACGAAATTGAGAGGAATGAGTTGGTACTCTTATGGATAGCAGAGGGACTTTTAGATGGGCAAAAAGCAAATGAGAATATCTTGAAATTGGGACGGAAGCACTTTGATGAGTTAGTATCCAGgtcatttcttcaacaatcaagtATCGATGCATCTaagttttcaatgcatgatcttTTGAATGATTTGGCAAAGTCAATTACAAGAAGGACTTGCTTTAGCTCGGGGGGGTCTCAAGTGGCAAGTAATGAACATGATGTGTCATCTCTTGAAAAAACTCGTTATGCATCATTCATCCCATCGTGGCATGTTGCATCAAAATGCCTAAAACCATATCAAGGAATGAAGACACTAAGAAGTTTAATTTTGGTGCGTGATGGatatttctctatttccaaCAATGAGCTACATGACTTGCTTAAAAACTTGAAGTACTTGCGAGTATTCTCGTTATGTCATTGTGGCATCGTAGACGTACCGAATTGTGTTGGTGATTTAAAACATCTTCGATATCTCAATTTCTCGTACACTCATATCAAGAAGCTACCTGAGTCAATTGGCACCTTGTGCAAATTACAAGCTTTGATTTTAAGAGGTTGTCAAAAACTTTCAAAGTTGCCTCAAGGTATCACGAAGTTAGACAGCTTACAGTTTCTTGATATTAGATATACAAAGAGTCTAAAAGAGATGCCGTTGGGTATCGGTAATTTAAAGAATCTTATTATATTGTCCAAATTTGTGGTAGGACAAGAGAAAGGGTCGCAGTTGAAAGAGTTAAAGAACTTGCCACATCTTGAAGGAGAATTATTCATATCGGAATTGCAAAAGGTGGAAAAAGTTATAGATGCAGCCGATGCTAGTTTGCTTCAAAAGCTAGACCTTGCCAACTTATCCTTGCAGTGGGATAAACATGTGGGAAATTACGAGCTTGAAGCACAAGTGCTTGACTTTCTGCAACCTCACACTAATcttaaaaatctcactattttgaACTATGATGGTGCAAGATTTCCATCATGGTTAGATTGTACGTATTCTAAAATAGTGTCTTTATGCTTGTGGAAGTGTCGTAATGTTGTGTCGCTACCTATGATTGGACAACTTCCTTCACTTAAGGAATTATCTCTTAAAGGTCTACATGCAATAGGAAGGCTAGGCTCTGAATTCTATGGAGGCAAGATGCCTTTTTCATCATTAACAACTTTGGAGTTCGAAGAGATGTCGGCATGGAGGGATTGGTCTCCTTATGTCGGGCGCCCAAAAGAAGAAGTCTCATTCTCCTGTCTTAAGCATCTTGTTGTTCGGGGCTGTCCTTCGTTGGTCGGGACATTGCCTTGTCAACTTGATCGTCTCATAAAGCTTGAAATTCATTCATGCCCACATTTGAATAACTCAACCAATGATGTTTGCCTTCCATCTCTCCGTGAGTTGTTCCTTGAGGATTGTGACAAAGAGATCTTGAAGAGCTTGGTCAACCTAACTTCTTTGACCATTCTTAGAATTATGAAGCTTGCAAAACTTGTTTGCTTTGATCATGGGTTTATGAGCCACTTGATCAAGCTAAAGAAGCTTCATATAGGAGGGTGTGACCAATTAAAATACTTGTGGCAAGATGGAAATGAAATGCTAAATCTCACTTGTCTCCAGGAATTAACCATCGTAAGCTGTCCTCAGTTCACATCATTCGTgccaagagaaagagaaatagagctATCGTGCAACCTTGAAAAGATGGAATTTAGTAATTGCACAAGTTTAGAAAAGCTTCCAAGCAAGATGTACACACTCAATTATTTATCTATTACAGAGTGTCCAAAGCTCATAAGACCAACCATTTCTTCATATGAGCCCAACAGCAACAACCCGATGTCTCAACTTCAATCTTCATGTACAAGTAAATGTGATTCTCTGACATCTTTTCCCTTAGCCAAAGGCAGACTTGCTACTTTGaaggaattttttattcatgagTGCAAGGGAGTGGAGTCGTTGGAAGAGATCATCGTAGAATCACTTGAACATATGACAATTATCAGTTGTGAGAATCTAAGAAGCCTACCGCAATGCCTTCACACATTTTCCCATCTCACTCGCTTGAATATAAGTTACTGTCGAGCACTGGAGATAGAGGACTCACCCGCCCTTCCCCTCACCCTATCAGTTCTCATGCTTAAGGGATGTTCAAAGATAAAATCTATTGCCAGCTTTGGtaatctcactattttggtaatAAGGGAGTGTCCAGCATTGGAGATGGAGAATTTCCCTCCCCTACCCATAACCTTGTCTTCTCTTACACTTGAGGATTGTCCGAAGCTAAAGTCTCTGCCAAATCGCTGGCGTCATCTTACATCCCTCTTGCACATACGTATTTCACGTTGCCAAAATATCAAATGCTTGCCCAAAGGAGGTTTGCCTCCCAATTTAGAGACCCTCGTTATTTATGGGTGCGAGAATCCGGAGCCACAGCCAGTGAGAGAATGGGGCTTTCACCGGCTCACGTCCCTCAAGTTTCTAATTATTGACGGAAGAATCATggaaggggagggagagaaggcgCGGTTTCCTTCGGgggacgaggacgaggaggatGCGTGGCGTCTTCTCTATCCTTCCTCTCTAACATATCTTCATATAGCAAATATGAGGAACGTGGAAAGATTATCACGCGGTCTTCGGaaccatctctcctctctccgaGATTTAAGGATTGAAAATTGCCCGAAGTTGAGGGACTTGCCTGAAgatggcctccctccctccctccgaaTATTGCAGATACAAAGATGCGAGATGCTGAAAGATCGATGCGCAAAACACACCGGCgactattggcccctcatccaagACATCCCTTCCATCTACATTGATCTGGTTTGGATCAAATAA
- the LOC108957364 gene encoding putative disease resistance RPP13-like protein 1 isoform X2 translates to MAIGEIVLGSFLASLFQVLFEKLTPLLLGSTQREGISIALLKEWEEKLKLINAMLADAEDKQLEGSHLVKLWLDNAGDLAYDTEDLLNEFAIKTAQVKMEVESSTSKGRMKWKFSCFGRNKPSRWNLNPSSLVSKTMVQEINGRLEAIVDEMARLGLEANVVNRSNCINKRDSTSSLPERRFFGREEEEREILKLLIREVKNNDATLSIVAIVGMGGVGKTALAQQLYNNAEVNSYFEKRAWVCVSDDFDVFDITKTILQSITGLSSEGDLNVLQVKLKDSISGKKFLVVLDDIWNEKYKKWTDLLKPFEVGARGSKIIITTRNLKVASITGASPYHLRELSFDNCVSLLAFHALGATNFESHPAFKIIGMKIAERCKGLPLAAKVLGGVLRTKSNPDEWEDTLNNKIWDLPIAENEEVLPVLKLSYVHLPSHLKRCFAYCAVFPKDYEIERDELVLLWIAEGLLDGQKANENILKLGRKHFDELVSRSFLQQSSIDVSKFSMHDLLNDLAKLIARRTCFSSGGSQVASNEHDVSSLEKTRYASFIPLWYVTSKCLKPYQGMKALRSLILVCDGYFSISNKELHDLLKNLKYLRVFSLCHCFIEEVPNCVGDLKHLQYLNFSYTHIKRLPESIDTLCKLQALILRGCQMLSKLPQGITKLVSLQFLDIRDTVSLKEMPLGIGNLEDLIILSKFVVGREKGSQLKELKKLPHLEGELFISELQMVEKDIDATDANFLRKLDLANLSLHWDKHVGNLQDHEHEARVLDFLHPHTNLENLTILNYGGARFPSWLGCTSYSKIVSLCLWDCPNVISLPILGQLPSLKELSLKRLCAIRMIGSEFYRGRRPFSLLTTLEFKEMLVWKDWSPYVEGSEEEVSFFCLQHLVVWGCPLLVGTLPCQLDHLIRLEIHSCPHLKNSTNDVCLPSLHELFLKDCNKEILKRLVNLTSLTNLRIKNLVELVCFDHGLMSNLIKLKELHIEGCDQLQYLWEDGNEMLKSIASFSNLTILNISECPALEMENFPPLPITLLSLEISDCPKMKSLPNHWCHLTSLEYLLIRQCKNIKCLPDGGLPPNLVTLIINGCENLEQPMREWGLPLLMSLTFLNIDGSSMGGEGEKVWFPSGDEDEEDAWRLLYPSSLTRLYITNMRNVERLSRGLRVSFLAVRHPSHLLRWACFSLQSLQCTFEQQVIQPPLQIFG, encoded by the exons ATGGCCATTGGAGAGATCGTTTTGGGTTCCTTCTTGGCTTCCCTCTTTCAAGTCTTGTTTGAGAAGTTGACTCCTCTCCTTTTGGGCTCTACACAACGAGAAGGAATCAGCATTGCCCTGCTCAAGGAGTGggaggaaaagctgaaattgattAATGCAATGCTGGCTGATGCAGAGGACAAGCAACTTGAAGGTAGTCATCTAGTGAAGCTATGGTTGGATAATGCTGGGGACTTGGCCTATGACACGGAAGACTTGCTCAATGAGTTCGCCATCAAAACTGCTCAAGTTAAGATGGAGGTAGAATCCAGCACAAGCAAAGGTCGAATGAAATGGAAGTTCTCTTGCTTTGGCCGAAATAAACCCTCTAGATGGAATCTGAACCCATCATCGCTTGTGTCTAAAACCATGGTCCAAGAGATCAATGGTAGGTTGGAAGCGATCGTTGACGAGATGGCTCGTCTAGGCTTGGAAGCGAATGTTGTGAACAGATCCAACTGCATCAATAAAAGGGATTCTACTAGTTCTCTGCCAGAGCGTCGGTTTTTTGgcagggaggaggaagaaagggagatACTCAAACTATTGATCCGTGAGGTCAAAAATAATGATGCCACACTAAGCATAGTCGCGATAGTTGGGATGGGCGGTGTTGGAAAGACGGCCTTGGCTCAGCAGCTATATAATAATGCCGAAGTGAATAGCTATTTTGAGAAGAGAGCATGGGTTTGTGTCTCAGATGATTTTGATGTCTTTGACATAACAAAGACTATTTTGCAGTCAATCACCGGATTGTCCAGCGAGGGTGATCTTAATGTGCTTCAAGTTAAGTTGAAGGATAGTATATCTgggaagaagtttcttgtggttttaGACGATATTTGGAatgagaagtacaaaaaatggaCTGATCTCTTAAAGCCATTTGAAGTGGGGGCTAGGGGAAGCAAGATTATCATCACGACTCGCAACCTTAAAGTTGCTTCCATAACAGGAGCTTCGCCATATCATTTGAGGGAATTGTCCTTTGATAATTGTGTCAGCTTATTAGCCTTTCATGCTCTTGGAGCAACAAATTTTGAGAGCCACCCGGCTTTTAAAATAATAGGCATGAAAATAGCCGAAAGATGTAAAGGTTTACCTTTGGCAGCGAAGGTGTTGGGCGGTGTCCTACGTACTAAAAGTAATCCTGATGAATGGGAAGATACCTTAAACAACAAAATATGGGATCTTCCAATAGCAGAGAATGAAGAGGTTCTCCCAGTTTTAAAATTAAGCTATGTCCATCTTCCTTCCCATTTGAAGAGATGTTTTGCTTATTGTGCGGTTTTTCCCAAGGATTACGAAATTGAGAGGGATGAGTTGGTACTCTTATGGATAGCAGAGGGACTTTTAGATGGGCAAAAAGCAAATGAGAATATCTTGAAATTGGGACGGAAGCACTTTGATGAGTTAGTATCTAGgtcatttcttcaacaatcaagtATCGACGTATCTaagttttcaatgcatgatcttTTGAATGATCTGGCAAAGTTAATTGCAAGAAGGACTTGCTTTAGCTCGGGGGGCTCTCAGGTGGCAAGTAATGAACATGATGTGTCATCTCTTGAAAAAACTCGTTATGCATCATTCATCCCATTGTGGTATGTTACATCAAAATGCCTGAAACCATATCAAGGAATGAAGGCACTAAGAAGTTTAATTCTGGTGTGTGATGGatatttctctatttccaaCAAGGAGCTGCATGACTTGCTTAAAAACTTGAAGTACTTGCGAGTATTCTCGTTATGTCATTGTTTCATCGAAGAGGTACCGAATTGTGTTGGTGATTTAAAACATCTTCAATATCTCAATTTCTCGTACACTCATATCAAGAGGCTACCTGAGTCAATTGACACCTTGTGCAAATTACAAGCTCTGATTTTAAGAGGTTGTCAAATGCTTTCAAAGTTGCCTCAAGGTATCACAAAGTTAGTCAGCTTACAGTTTCTTGATATTAGAGATACAGTGAGTCTAAAAGAGATGCCGTTGGGTATTGGTAATTTAGAGGATCTTATTATATTGTCCAAATTTGTGGTAGGACGAGAGAAAGGGTCGCAGTTGAAAGAGTTAAAGAAGTTGCCACATCTTGAAGGAGAATTATTCATATCAGAATTGCAAATGGTAGAAAAAGATATAGATGCAACCGATGCTAATTTTCTTCGAAAGCTAGACCTTGCCAACTTATCCTTGCACTGGGATAAACATGTGGGAAATCTCCAAGATCATGAGCATGAAGCACGAGTGCTTGACTTTTTGCATCCTCACACTAATCttgaaaatctcactattttgaACTATGGTGGTGCAAGATTCCCATCATGGTTAGGTTGTACGTCCTATTCTAAAATAGTGTCTTTGTGCTTGTGGGATTGTCCTAATGTTATATCACTACCCATACTTGGACAACTACCTTCACTTAAGGAATTATCTCTTAAACGTCTATGTGCAATAAGAATGATAGGCTCTGAATTTTACAGAGGTAGAAGGCCTTTTTCATTGTTAACCACTTTAGAGTTCAAAGAGATGTTGGTATGGAAGGATTGGTCTCCCTATGTCGAGGGCTCAGAAGAAGAAGTTTCATTCTTCTGTTTGCAGCATCTTGTTGTCTGGGGCTGTCCTTTGTTGGTCGGGACATTACCTTGTCAACTTGATCATCTCATAAGGCTTGAAATTCATTCATGTCCACATTTGAAAAACTCAACCAATGATGTTTGTCTTCCATCTCTCCATGAGTTGTTCCTTAAGGATTGTAACAAGGAGATCTTGAAGAGATTGGTCAACCTAACTTCTTTGACCAATCTTAGAATTAAGAATCTTGTAGAGCTTGTTTGCTTTGATCATGGGTTAATGAGTAACTTGATCAAGCTAAAGGAGCTTCATATAGAAGGGTGTGACCAGTTACAATACTTGTGGGAAGATGGAAATGAAATGCTAAAATCTATTGCCAGCTTTAGTAATCTCACTATTTTGAATATTAGTGAGTGTCCAGCATTGGAGATGGAGAATTTCCCTCCCCTTCCCATCACCTTGTTGTCtcttgaaattagtgattgtccGAAGATGAAGTCTCTGCCAAATCACTGGTGTCATCTTACATCCCTCGAGTACCTCCTTATTAGACAGtgcaaaaatatcaaatgcttGCCTGATGGAGGTTTGCCTCCCAATTTAGTGACCCTCATAATTAATGGGTGCGAGAATCTGGAGCAGCCAATGAGAGAATGGGGCTTACCCCTGCTCATGTCCCTCACGTTTCTAAATATCGACGGAAGCAGcatgggaggggagggagagaaggtgtGGTTTCCTTCAGGagacgaggacgaggaggatGCGTGGCGTCTTCTCTATCCTTCCTCTCTAACACGTCTTTATATAACAAATATGAGGAACGTGGAAAGATTATCACGCGGTCTTCGG GTCAGTTTTCTTGCGGTTAGG CATCCATCTCATCTACTGCGTTGGGCCTGCTTTTCTCTTCAGTCACTGCAATGCACTTTCGAACAGCAAGTGATTCAGCCTCCTCTGCAG ATTTTTGGCTGA
- the LOC108957364 gene encoding putative disease resistance protein At3g14460 isoform X1 codes for MAIGEIVLGSFLASLFQVLFEKLTPLLLGSTQREGISIALLKEWEEKLKLINAMLADAEDKQLEGSHLVKLWLDNAGDLAYDTEDLLNEFAIKTAQVKMEVESSTSKGRMKWKFSCFGRNKPSRWNLNPSSLVSKTMVQEINGRLEAIVDEMARLGLEANVVNRSNCINKRDSTSSLPERRFFGREEEEREILKLLIREVKNNDATLSIVAIVGMGGVGKTALAQQLYNNAEVNSYFEKRAWVCVSDDFDVFDITKTILQSITGLSSEGDLNVLQVKLKDSISGKKFLVVLDDIWNEKYKKWTDLLKPFEVGARGSKIIITTRNLKVASITGASPYHLRELSFDNCVSLLAFHALGATNFESHPAFKIIGMKIAERCKGLPLAAKVLGGVLRTKSNPDEWEDTLNNKIWDLPIAENEEVLPVLKLSYVHLPSHLKRCFAYCAVFPKDYEIERDELVLLWIAEGLLDGQKANENILKLGRKHFDELVSRSFLQQSSIDVSKFSMHDLLNDLAKLIARRTCFSSGGSQVASNEHDVSSLEKTRYASFIPLWYVTSKCLKPYQGMKALRSLILVCDGYFSISNKELHDLLKNLKYLRVFSLCHCFIEEVPNCVGDLKHLQYLNFSYTHIKRLPESIDTLCKLQALILRGCQMLSKLPQGITKLVSLQFLDIRDTVSLKEMPLGIGNLEDLIILSKFVVGREKGSQLKELKKLPHLEGELFISELQMVEKDIDATDANFLRKLDLANLSLHWDKHVGNLQDHEHEARVLDFLHPHTNLENLTILNYGGARFPSWLGCTSYSKIVSLCLWDCPNVISLPILGQLPSLKELSLKRLCAIRMIGSEFYRGRRPFSLLTTLEFKEMLVWKDWSPYVEGSEEEVSFFCLQHLVVWGCPLLVGTLPCQLDHLIRLEIHSCPHLKNSTNDVCLPSLHELFLKDCNKEILKRLVNLTSLTNLRIKNLVELVCFDHGLMSNLIKLKELHIEGCDQLQYLWEDGNEMLKSIASFSNLTILNISECPALEMENFPPLPITLLSLEISDCPKMKSLPNHWCHLTSLEYLLIRQCKNIKCLPDGGLPPNLVTLIINGCENLEQPMREWGLPLLMSLTFLNIDGSSMGGEGEKVWFPSGDEDEEDAWRLLYPSSLTRLYITNMRNVERLSRGLRNHLSSLRRLRIEDCPKLRDLPEDGLPPSLHTFIIHGCEILKDRCSKHTGDYWPLIDPEHRD; via the coding sequence ATGGCCATTGGAGAGATCGTTTTGGGTTCCTTCTTGGCTTCCCTCTTTCAAGTCTTGTTTGAGAAGTTGACTCCTCTCCTTTTGGGCTCTACACAACGAGAAGGAATCAGCATTGCCCTGCTCAAGGAGTGggaggaaaagctgaaattgattAATGCAATGCTGGCTGATGCAGAGGACAAGCAACTTGAAGGTAGTCATCTAGTGAAGCTATGGTTGGATAATGCTGGGGACTTGGCCTATGACACGGAAGACTTGCTCAATGAGTTCGCCATCAAAACTGCTCAAGTTAAGATGGAGGTAGAATCCAGCACAAGCAAAGGTCGAATGAAATGGAAGTTCTCTTGCTTTGGCCGAAATAAACCCTCTAGATGGAATCTGAACCCATCATCGCTTGTGTCTAAAACCATGGTCCAAGAGATCAATGGTAGGTTGGAAGCGATCGTTGACGAGATGGCTCGTCTAGGCTTGGAAGCGAATGTTGTGAACAGATCCAACTGCATCAATAAAAGGGATTCTACTAGTTCTCTGCCAGAGCGTCGGTTTTTTGgcagggaggaggaagaaagggagatACTCAAACTATTGATCCGTGAGGTCAAAAATAATGATGCCACACTAAGCATAGTCGCGATAGTTGGGATGGGCGGTGTTGGAAAGACGGCCTTGGCTCAGCAGCTATATAATAATGCCGAAGTGAATAGCTATTTTGAGAAGAGAGCATGGGTTTGTGTCTCAGATGATTTTGATGTCTTTGACATAACAAAGACTATTTTGCAGTCAATCACCGGATTGTCCAGCGAGGGTGATCTTAATGTGCTTCAAGTTAAGTTGAAGGATAGTATATCTgggaagaagtttcttgtggttttaGACGATATTTGGAatgagaagtacaaaaaatggaCTGATCTCTTAAAGCCATTTGAAGTGGGGGCTAGGGGAAGCAAGATTATCATCACGACTCGCAACCTTAAAGTTGCTTCCATAACAGGAGCTTCGCCATATCATTTGAGGGAATTGTCCTTTGATAATTGTGTCAGCTTATTAGCCTTTCATGCTCTTGGAGCAACAAATTTTGAGAGCCACCCGGCTTTTAAAATAATAGGCATGAAAATAGCCGAAAGATGTAAAGGTTTACCTTTGGCAGCGAAGGTGTTGGGCGGTGTCCTACGTACTAAAAGTAATCCTGATGAATGGGAAGATACCTTAAACAACAAAATATGGGATCTTCCAATAGCAGAGAATGAAGAGGTTCTCCCAGTTTTAAAATTAAGCTATGTCCATCTTCCTTCCCATTTGAAGAGATGTTTTGCTTATTGTGCGGTTTTTCCCAAGGATTACGAAATTGAGAGGGATGAGTTGGTACTCTTATGGATAGCAGAGGGACTTTTAGATGGGCAAAAAGCAAATGAGAATATCTTGAAATTGGGACGGAAGCACTTTGATGAGTTAGTATCTAGgtcatttcttcaacaatcaagtATCGACGTATCTaagttttcaatgcatgatcttTTGAATGATCTGGCAAAGTTAATTGCAAGAAGGACTTGCTTTAGCTCGGGGGGCTCTCAGGTGGCAAGTAATGAACATGATGTGTCATCTCTTGAAAAAACTCGTTATGCATCATTCATCCCATTGTGGTATGTTACATCAAAATGCCTGAAACCATATCAAGGAATGAAGGCACTAAGAAGTTTAATTCTGGTGTGTGATGGatatttctctatttccaaCAAGGAGCTGCATGACTTGCTTAAAAACTTGAAGTACTTGCGAGTATTCTCGTTATGTCATTGTTTCATCGAAGAGGTACCGAATTGTGTTGGTGATTTAAAACATCTTCAATATCTCAATTTCTCGTACACTCATATCAAGAGGCTACCTGAGTCAATTGACACCTTGTGCAAATTACAAGCTCTGATTTTAAGAGGTTGTCAAATGCTTTCAAAGTTGCCTCAAGGTATCACAAAGTTAGTCAGCTTACAGTTTCTTGATATTAGAGATACAGTGAGTCTAAAAGAGATGCCGTTGGGTATTGGTAATTTAGAGGATCTTATTATATTGTCCAAATTTGTGGTAGGACGAGAGAAAGGGTCGCAGTTGAAAGAGTTAAAGAAGTTGCCACATCTTGAAGGAGAATTATTCATATCAGAATTGCAAATGGTAGAAAAAGATATAGATGCAACCGATGCTAATTTTCTTCGAAAGCTAGACCTTGCCAACTTATCCTTGCACTGGGATAAACATGTGGGAAATCTCCAAGATCATGAGCATGAAGCACGAGTGCTTGACTTTTTGCATCCTCACACTAATCttgaaaatctcactattttgaACTATGGTGGTGCAAGATTCCCATCATGGTTAGGTTGTACGTCCTATTCTAAAATAGTGTCTTTGTGCTTGTGGGATTGTCCTAATGTTATATCACTACCCATACTTGGACAACTACCTTCACTTAAGGAATTATCTCTTAAACGTCTATGTGCAATAAGAATGATAGGCTCTGAATTTTACAGAGGTAGAAGGCCTTTTTCATTGTTAACCACTTTAGAGTTCAAAGAGATGTTGGTATGGAAGGATTGGTCTCCCTATGTCGAGGGCTCAGAAGAAGAAGTTTCATTCTTCTGTTTGCAGCATCTTGTTGTCTGGGGCTGTCCTTTGTTGGTCGGGACATTACCTTGTCAACTTGATCATCTCATAAGGCTTGAAATTCATTCATGTCCACATTTGAAAAACTCAACCAATGATGTTTGTCTTCCATCTCTCCATGAGTTGTTCCTTAAGGATTGTAACAAGGAGATCTTGAAGAGATTGGTCAACCTAACTTCTTTGACCAATCTTAGAATTAAGAATCTTGTAGAGCTTGTTTGCTTTGATCATGGGTTAATGAGTAACTTGATCAAGCTAAAGGAGCTTCATATAGAAGGGTGTGACCAGTTACAATACTTGTGGGAAGATGGAAATGAAATGCTAAAATCTATTGCCAGCTTTAGTAATCTCACTATTTTGAATATTAGTGAGTGTCCAGCATTGGAGATGGAGAATTTCCCTCCCCTTCCCATCACCTTGTTGTCtcttgaaattagtgattgtccGAAGATGAAGTCTCTGCCAAATCACTGGTGTCATCTTACATCCCTCGAGTACCTCCTTATTAGACAGtgcaaaaatatcaaatgcttGCCTGATGGAGGTTTGCCTCCCAATTTAGTGACCCTCATAATTAATGGGTGCGAGAATCTGGAGCAGCCAATGAGAGAATGGGGCTTACCCCTGCTCATGTCCCTCACGTTTCTAAATATCGACGGAAGCAGcatgggaggggagggagagaaggtgtGGTTTCCTTCAGGagacgaggacgaggaggatGCGTGGCGTCTTCTCTATCCTTCCTCTCTAACACGTCTTTATATAACAAATATGAGGAACGTGGAAAGATTATCACGCGGTCTTCGGaaccatctctcctctctccgaCGTTTAAGGATTGAAGATTGCCCGAAGTTGAGGgacttgccagaggatggcctccctccctccctccatacATTCATAATTCATGGATGCGAGATTCTAAAAGATCGATGCTCAAAACACACCGGCGACTATTGGCCCCTCATAGATCCCGAGCATCGTGATTGA